A region from the Streptomyces tsukubensis genome encodes:
- a CDS encoding ABC transporter ATP-binding protein: protein MTDTTDTTGGDVRLTGISKAYGSFTAVHPLDLTVPNGSFFALLGASGCGKTTTLRMIAGLEDPSTGTIRLGDRDVTGLPPHKRPVNTVFQSYALFPHLTIFENIAFGLRRRGIRSVKKQVGEMLELVQLGDFAARRPHQLSGGQQQRVAVARALINHPRVLLLDEPLGALDLKLRRQMQLELKRIQTEVGITFIHVTHDQEEAMTMADTVAVMNGGRVEQQGAPAELYELPRTTFVANFLGSSNLIEATVTSTAGGEIAVTAGGTKLRLPADRCAGTPAAGEKLLAGVRPEKMSLVHADDAAGIDASRNRFTGTIRAAGFIGVSTQYIVDSPAGGTLEVYVQNLEHDTRLTPGAEVVLHWNPAHTFGLDPDRGTDEGTPRTVEAAEAAG, encoded by the coding sequence ATGACAGACACCACCGACACCACCGGCGGCGACGTCCGCCTGACCGGGATCAGCAAGGCGTACGGCTCCTTCACCGCCGTCCACCCGCTCGACCTCACCGTCCCGAACGGTTCCTTCTTCGCCCTCCTCGGCGCCTCCGGCTGCGGAAAGACCACCACCCTGCGGATGATCGCCGGACTGGAGGACCCCTCCACCGGCACCATCCGCCTCGGCGACCGGGACGTCACCGGCCTCCCGCCGCACAAGCGCCCGGTCAACACCGTCTTCCAGAGCTACGCCCTCTTCCCGCATCTGACGATCTTCGAGAACATCGCCTTCGGACTCCGCCGCCGCGGGATCCGGTCGGTGAAGAAGCAGGTCGGCGAGATGCTGGAGCTCGTCCAGCTCGGCGATTTCGCCGCCCGGCGCCCGCACCAGCTCTCCGGCGGCCAGCAGCAGCGCGTCGCCGTCGCCCGGGCACTGATCAACCACCCCCGGGTCCTCCTCCTCGACGAGCCGCTGGGCGCCCTCGACCTCAAACTCCGCAGGCAGATGCAGCTGGAGCTCAAACGCATCCAGACCGAGGTCGGGATCACCTTCATCCATGTCACCCACGACCAGGAGGAGGCCATGACCATGGCCGACACCGTCGCGGTGATGAACGGCGGCCGGGTCGAACAGCAGGGCGCCCCCGCCGAACTGTACGAACTGCCGCGCACCACCTTCGTCGCCAACTTCCTCGGCAGCTCCAATCTGATCGAAGCCACCGTCACCTCGACGGCAGGCGGCGAGATCGCCGTCACCGCCGGAGGAACGAAACTGCGGCTGCCCGCCGACCGCTGCGCCGGTACGCCGGCCGCCGGGGAGAAGCTGCTCGCCGGGGTGCGGCCCGAGAAGATGTCCCTGGTCCACGCCGACGACGCGGCCGGGATCGACGCCTCGCGGAATCGTTTCACCGGAACCATCCGGGCAGCCGGGTTCATCGGGGTCTCCACCCAGTACATCGTCGACAGCCCGGCGGGCGGCACCCTGGAGGTCTACGTCCAGAACCTCGAACACGACACCCGGCTCACCCCCGGCGCCGAGGTCGTCCTGCACTGGAACCCGGCCCACACCTTCGGGCTCGACCCGGACCGGGGCACCGACGAGGGCACCCCGCGCACCGTCGAAGCGGCGGAGGCCGCCGGATGA
- a CDS encoding ABC transporter permease, translated as MSATTAPSAAGAPPGDPAADPGPVVHKPSVRRRLVPYWLLLPGILWLLVFFALPLVYQASTSVQTGSLEEGFQVTWHFATYWDALGEYWPHFVRSVLYAGTATLLCLLLGYPLAYLIAFRAGRWRNLLLVLVIAPFFTSFLIRTLAWKTILADGGPVVDVLDTVGFLAVTDWLGMTDGSRVLATPLAVVTGLTYNFLPFMILPLYTSLERIDTRLHEAAGDLYATPATTFRKVTFPLSLPGVVSGTLLTFIPASGDYINAELLGSTDTKMVGNVIQSQFLRVLDYPTAAALSFLLMAVVLIMVSVYIRRAGTEDLL; from the coding sequence ATGAGCGCCACCACCGCACCCTCCGCGGCCGGGGCGCCCCCGGGAGACCCCGCCGCGGACCCGGGGCCCGTCGTCCACAAGCCGTCCGTACGCCGCAGGCTCGTCCCGTACTGGCTGCTGCTCCCCGGCATCCTCTGGCTGCTGGTCTTCTTCGCCCTGCCGCTGGTCTACCAGGCCTCCACCTCCGTCCAGACCGGCTCCCTCGAAGAGGGCTTCCAGGTCACCTGGCACTTCGCGACCTACTGGGACGCCCTCGGCGAGTACTGGCCGCACTTCGTGCGCTCGGTGCTCTACGCGGGCACCGCCACCCTGCTCTGTCTGCTGCTCGGCTACCCGCTCGCCTATCTGATCGCCTTCCGGGCCGGCCGCTGGCGCAATCTGCTGCTGGTCCTCGTCATCGCCCCGTTCTTCACCAGCTTTCTCATCCGCACCCTGGCGTGGAAGACGATCCTGGCCGACGGCGGCCCGGTCGTGGACGTCCTCGACACCGTCGGCTTCCTCGCCGTCACCGACTGGCTGGGAATGACCGACGGCTCCCGGGTCCTCGCCACCCCGCTCGCGGTCGTCACCGGTCTGACGTACAACTTCCTGCCGTTCATGATCCTGCCGCTGTACACCTCCCTGGAGCGGATCGACACCCGGCTCCACGAGGCCGCCGGGGACCTCTACGCCACCCCCGCCACCACCTTCCGCAAGGTCACCTTCCCGCTGTCCCTGCCGGGCGTGGTCTCCGGAACCCTGCTCACCTTCATCCCCGCCAGCGGCGACTACATCAACGCAGAACTGCTCGGCTCCACCGACACCAAAATGGTCGGCAACGTCATCCAGTCGCAGTTCCTGAGAGTGCTCGACTACCCGACCGCGGCCGCGTTGTCGTTCCTGCTGATGGCCGTCGTGCTCATCATGGTCTCGGTCTACATCAGGCGGGCCGGAACGGAGGACCTGCTGTGA
- a CDS encoding ABC transporter permease → MTTPRKTGGGPGAIAAWLRRNAVVLAGLATLAYLILPNVVVMVFSFNKPAGKFNYSWREFSTDAWQDPCGVAGLCGSLTLSLRIAFFATLGATVLGTMIAFALVRYRFRARGAVNSLIFLPMAMPEVVMAASLLTLFLNLGAELGPLTVLIAHTMFALSFVVVAVKARVLSMDPRLEEAARDLYAGPVQTFLRVTLPIAAPGIAAGALLAFALSFDDFIITNFNSGNTVTFPMFVWGSAQRGTPVQINVIGTAMFAIAVLIVVVGQFVAGRRRKTV, encoded by the coding sequence GTGACGACCCCCCGGAAGACGGGCGGCGGCCCCGGGGCGATCGCCGCCTGGCTGCGGCGGAACGCCGTGGTCCTCGCGGGCCTGGCCACCCTCGCCTATCTGATCCTGCCCAATGTCGTCGTGATGGTGTTCTCGTTCAACAAGCCCGCCGGGAAGTTCAACTACTCCTGGCGCGAGTTCTCCACCGACGCCTGGCAGGACCCGTGCGGCGTGGCCGGTCTCTGCGGTTCGCTCACCCTGTCGCTGCGGATCGCGTTCTTCGCCACCCTCGGCGCCACCGTCCTCGGCACGATGATCGCCTTCGCCCTGGTGCGCTACCGCTTCCGGGCCCGGGGCGCCGTCAACTCCCTGATCTTCCTGCCGATGGCGATGCCCGAGGTCGTCATGGCCGCGTCCCTCCTCACCCTCTTCCTCAACCTGGGGGCGGAGCTGGGACCGCTGACCGTCCTGATCGCCCACACCATGTTCGCCCTGAGCTTCGTGGTCGTCGCGGTCAAGGCCCGGGTGCTGTCGATGGACCCGAGACTGGAGGAGGCCGCCCGCGATCTCTACGCCGGGCCCGTGCAGACCTTCCTCCGGGTGACCCTGCCGATCGCCGCACCCGGTATCGCGGCGGGCGCCCTGCTGGCCTTCGCGCTCTCCTTCGACGATTTCATCATCACCAACTTCAACTCCGGCAACACCGTCACCTTCCCCATGTTCGTCTGGGGATCGGCCCAGCGCGGTACGCCGGTCCAGATCAACGTCATCGGCACGGCCATGTTCGCCATCGCCGTACTGATCGTGGTCGTCGGCCAGTTCGTCGCCGGCCGACGGCGTAAAACCGTCTGA
- a CDS encoding NAD(P)/FAD-dependent oxidoreductase, with amino-acid sequence MTAAPPAAPGDRAATARAARSLAGARPVSYWLDDPDRPAALPALSGDEQCDLLVVGGGYSGLWTALIAKERDPEWDVVLIEGRETGWAASGRNGGFCAASLTHGLGNGIARWPGEIHRLEELGARNLDAIEEAVGRYGIDCDFERTGSIDVATEPYQVEELEQAYEEARRHGIDGLELLDAAAVRAEVDSPLFLGGLRDRDGTAMLHPAKLAWGLKRACLEAGVRIYENTPGLRLAPARSGPRMAVRTPYGRIFARHIALGTNVFPSLVKRVRPYTVPVYDYALTTEPLTEEQLASVGWRGRQGLGDTANQFHYFRLTADHRILWGGYDAVYPYGGRISAEMDHRPETYLRLAEHFFQYFPQLEGVRFSHAWGGAIDTCSRFSAFYGTAHGGRVAYAAGYTGLGVGATRFGAEVMLDLLSGRRTERTELEMVRTKPLPFPPEPVAWAGIGLTRWSLARADARGGRRNLWLRTMDRLGLGFDS; translated from the coding sequence ATGACCGCAGCACCCCCGGCCGCCCCCGGCGACCGTGCCGCCACCGCCCGGGCGGCCCGGTCCCTCGCCGGAGCCCGGCCCGTCTCGTACTGGCTGGACGATCCGGACCGGCCCGCCGCCCTCCCCGCACTCAGCGGCGACGAACAGTGCGATCTGCTGGTCGTCGGCGGCGGCTACAGCGGACTGTGGACCGCGCTGATCGCCAAGGAGCGCGACCCGGAGTGGGACGTCGTCCTCATCGAAGGCCGGGAGACGGGCTGGGCCGCCTCCGGCCGCAACGGCGGCTTCTGCGCCGCCTCCCTCACCCACGGGCTCGGCAACGGCATCGCCCGCTGGCCCGGCGAGATCCACCGGCTGGAGGAGCTGGGCGCCCGCAACCTCGACGCCATCGAGGAGGCCGTCGGCAGATACGGCATCGACTGCGATTTCGAACGCACCGGCTCCATCGACGTCGCCACCGAGCCCTACCAGGTCGAGGAGCTGGAGCAGGCGTACGAGGAGGCGCGGCGGCACGGCATCGACGGCCTGGAACTGCTGGACGCGGCGGCGGTACGGGCCGAGGTCGACTCTCCGCTCTTCCTCGGCGGACTGCGGGACCGCGACGGTACGGCGATGCTCCACCCGGCGAAACTGGCGTGGGGGCTGAAGCGGGCGTGCCTGGAAGCGGGCGTACGGATCTACGAGAACACCCCCGGCCTCCGGCTCGCCCCGGCCCGCTCCGGCCCCCGGATGGCGGTCCGCACCCCGTACGGCCGGATCTTCGCCCGGCACATCGCCCTCGGCACCAACGTCTTCCCCTCGCTGGTCAAGCGGGTCCGCCCGTACACCGTCCCGGTCTACGACTACGCCCTGACCACCGAACCCCTCACCGAGGAGCAGCTCGCCTCCGTCGGCTGGCGCGGCCGCCAGGGGCTCGGTGACACGGCCAACCAGTTCCACTACTTCCGGCTCACCGCCGACCACCGGATCCTGTGGGGCGGCTACGACGCGGTGTATCCGTACGGCGGCCGGATCAGCGCCGAGATGGACCACCGGCCGGAGACGTACCTCAGACTCGCCGAACACTTCTTCCAGTACTTCCCGCAGCTGGAAGGGGTCCGCTTCAGCCACGCCTGGGGCGGGGCGATCGACACCTGCTCGCGCTTCTCCGCGTTCTACGGCACGGCGCACGGCGGGCGGGTGGCGTACGCCGCCGGGTACACGGGCCTCGGGGTCGGGGCCACCCGCTTCGGGGCGGAGGTGATGCTCGACCTTCTCTCGGGGCGGCGGACCGAGCGGACCGAACTGGAGATGGTGCGCACCAAACCGTTGCCGTTCCCGCCGGAGCCGGTGGCCTGGGCCGGGATCGGGCTCACCCGATGGTCGCTGGCGCGGGCCGACGCCCGGGGCGGGCGGCGCAACCTCTGGCTGCGGACCATGGACCGGCTCGGACTCGGCTTCGACAGCTGA
- a CDS encoding bifunctional DNA primase/polymerase — MTGSRDKTAVEWLVSAAPDPDACRREWERNPLGVALLPAGRRWDVLIVPGELGHPALDVLVRLTDRPGPVLADFGDVRMGFFVPAGTSARWVGTGIRGAGRGTWVVVPHPGRGTGGGMRWLVRPDGSGALNDPVLLELAVHEAASALARDGRDAAERKPGRVPGPPAPGEER, encoded by the coding sequence ATGACCGGATCACGGGACAAAACGGCGGTGGAGTGGCTGGTGTCGGCGGCACCCGACCCCGACGCCTGCCGACGGGAGTGGGAGCGCAACCCCCTCGGAGTGGCCCTGCTGCCCGCGGGGCGGCGCTGGGACGTGCTGATCGTCCCCGGGGAGCTGGGACATCCGGCCCTCGACGTGCTCGTCCGGCTGACGGACCGGCCGGGACCCGTACTCGCCGACTTCGGAGACGTCCGGATGGGGTTCTTCGTGCCCGCCGGGACCTCGGCGCGCTGGGTCGGCACCGGGATCCGCGGCGCCGGGCGCGGAACGTGGGTCGTCGTCCCCCACCCGGGACGGGGCACCGGCGGCGGGATGCGCTGGCTGGTGCGGCCGGACGGTTCGGGCGCCCTCAACGATCCGGTACTGCTCGAACTCGCGGTGCACGAGGCGGCGTCGGCGCTCGCCCGGGACGGGCGGGACGCCGCCGAACGGAAGCCGGGCCGGGTGCCGGGACCGCCGGCGCCGGGGGAAGAGCGGTGA
- a CDS encoding chitinase, whose translation MVRARAGTTGSRRSRRRARTRLGRFLAATTAAALTVTALVTSATTARAADAELAVNGGFEAGLSNWTCSANTGTTVTAPVRTGAAALKATPAGSDNARCSQTVNVQPGSQYTLSGWVQGGYVYLGVTGTGTTDVSTWTPAAASWQKLSTTFRTGPATTSVTLYTHGWYGTPAYHADDISLFGPSGGPVTIPTAPTGVTAGSPGSTSVPLAWNPVSGATGYHVYRGADRVASSASASAYVSGLTPSTTYDFEVTAVNSAGESPRSAAVRVTTTSGGGGDGGLPPHALVGYLHTSFANGSGYTRMADVPDSWDVINLAFGEPTSVTSGDIRFSLCPVTECPNVESVADFKTAVKAKQAAGKKVLISIGGQNGQVQLGSTAARDAFVTSVSRIIDEYGLDGLDIDFEGHSLSLNTGDTDFRAPTTPVIVNLISAVKTLKARYGAKFVLTMAPETFFVQLGYQFYGSGPWGGQDPRAGSYLPVIHALRDDLTLLHVQHYNSGPIMGLDNQYHTMGNADFHIAMTDMLLTGFPVAGNTARVFPPLRPEQLAIGMPASTQAGNGHTPPGEVNKALDCLTKRVNCGSYQTHGTWPALRGLMSWSINWDRFNQFEFSRNFDAYRWS comes from the coding sequence GTGGTACGCGCACGCGCCGGAACCACCGGGAGCCGCCGCAGCAGACGCCGGGCCCGCACCAGGCTCGGCAGATTCCTCGCCGCCACCACGGCGGCCGCCCTCACCGTCACCGCCCTGGTCACCTCGGCGACCACCGCCCGCGCCGCCGACGCCGAACTCGCCGTCAACGGCGGCTTCGAGGCCGGGCTCAGCAACTGGACCTGTTCCGCGAACACCGGCACCACCGTCACCGCCCCGGTCCGTACGGGCGCCGCCGCCCTCAAGGCCACCCCCGCGGGCTCCGACAACGCCCGCTGCAGCCAGACCGTCAACGTCCAGCCGGGCTCGCAGTACACGCTCAGCGGCTGGGTCCAGGGCGGCTACGTCTACCTGGGCGTCACCGGCACCGGCACCACCGACGTGTCCACCTGGACGCCCGCCGCGGCGAGCTGGCAGAAGCTCTCCACCACCTTCCGCACCGGCCCGGCGACCACCTCCGTCACCCTCTACACCCACGGCTGGTACGGCACGCCCGCCTACCACGCCGACGACATCTCCCTCTTCGGCCCCTCCGGCGGGCCGGTCACGATCCCCACCGCCCCGACCGGTGTGACCGCCGGATCCCCCGGCTCCACCTCCGTACCCCTGGCCTGGAACCCCGTCTCCGGAGCCACCGGCTACCACGTCTACCGGGGCGCCGACCGGGTCGCGTCCTCCGCATCGGCCTCCGCCTACGTCAGCGGACTGACGCCGTCCACCACGTACGACTTCGAGGTCACCGCCGTCAACAGCGCGGGCGAATCCCCGCGGTCGGCAGCCGTACGGGTGACCACCACCAGCGGCGGAGGCGGTGACGGCGGGCTGCCGCCGCACGCGCTCGTCGGCTATCTGCACACCAGCTTCGCCAACGGCTCCGGCTACACCCGGATGGCCGACGTCCCCGACTCCTGGGACGTCATCAACCTCGCCTTCGGCGAACCGACCTCCGTCACCTCCGGCGATATCCGCTTCAGCCTCTGCCCGGTGACCGAGTGCCCGAACGTGGAGTCCGTCGCCGACTTCAAGACCGCCGTCAAGGCGAAGCAGGCCGCGGGCAAGAAGGTCCTCATCTCCATCGGCGGCCAGAACGGCCAGGTGCAGCTCGGCTCCACCGCCGCCCGGGACGCCTTCGTCACCTCGGTCTCCCGGATCATCGACGAGTACGGTCTCGACGGCCTCGACATCGACTTCGAGGGCCACTCCCTCTCGCTGAACACCGGGGACACCGACTTCCGCGCCCCGACCACCCCCGTGATCGTCAATCTGATCTCGGCGGTCAAGACGCTGAAGGCGAGGTACGGCGCCAAGTTCGTGCTCACCATGGCGCCGGAGACCTTCTTCGTCCAGCTCGGCTACCAGTTCTACGGCTCGGGACCCTGGGGCGGCCAGGACCCGCGGGCCGGCTCGTATCTGCCGGTCATCCACGCCCTGCGCGACGACCTCACCCTGCTCCATGTGCAGCACTACAACTCGGGTCCGATCATGGGCCTCGACAACCAGTACCACACGATGGGCAACGCGGACTTCCACATCGCGATGACGGACATGCTGCTCACCGGCTTCCCGGTGGCGGGGAACACCGCGCGGGTCTTCCCGCCGCTCCGGCCCGAACAGCTCGCCATCGGCATGCCCGCGTCCACCCAGGCGGGCAACGGACACACCCCGCCCGGCGAGGTCAACAAGGCTCTCGACTGCCTCACCAAGAGGGTCAACTGCGGCTCCTACCAGACCCACGGCACCTGGCCCGCGCTGCGCGGACTGATGTCCTGGTCGATCAACTGGGACCGCTTCAACCAGTTCGAGTTCTCCCGGAACTTCGACGCCTACCGCTGGAGCTGA
- a CDS encoding phosphatase PAP2 family protein translates to MPRFPGLPGASRPRRLAAALVLLLLFALVTWQVTAGGPLRALDERISRAVAGRGPRPVTELLADLGSLGIALPVLAAALLYTAWRPDPVNRALTTPRRERGYAMLHAVLAIAAVPALVVPLKALLDRPGPLTEATGYYPSGHAATALVAFGAAALLLRPALPPAARAAAMPAAGLLTLATGIGLVLRGYHWPLDVIGSWCLFGALLLLLFPPTSPPTNPSTSPPTGPPADPPRPGDQLQR, encoded by the coding sequence GTGCCGCGCTTCCCCGGACTGCCGGGCGCCTCCCGGCCCCGGCGGCTCGCCGCCGCCCTCGTACTGCTGCTGCTCTTCGCCCTGGTCACCTGGCAGGTCACGGCGGGCGGACCGCTGCGCGCGCTGGACGAGCGGATCTCCCGGGCCGTCGCCGGACGGGGGCCGCGCCCGGTCACCGAACTCCTCGCCGACCTCGGCAGTCTCGGGATCGCGCTGCCGGTGCTGGCCGCGGCCCTGCTGTACACCGCGTGGCGCCCGGACCCCGTCAACCGCGCGCTCACGACACCGCGCCGAGAGCGGGGGTACGCCATGCTGCACGCGGTCCTCGCGATCGCCGCCGTACCGGCCCTGGTCGTCCCGCTCAAAGCGCTCCTCGACCGGCCGGGGCCGCTGACCGAGGCGACCGGCTACTACCCCTCCGGACATGCGGCCACCGCCCTCGTCGCCTTCGGCGCCGCGGCCCTGCTGCTGCGCCCCGCGCTGCCGCCCGCGGCCCGGGCAGCGGCGATGCCCGCCGCCGGGCTGCTGACCCTGGCGACGGGCATCGGTCTGGTGCTGCGCGGCTATCACTGGCCGCTGGACGTCATCGGCAGCTGGTGCCTGTTCGGCGCGCTGCTCCTGCTGCTGTTCCCGCCGACGAGCCCGCCGACGAACCCGTCAACGAGCCCGCCGACAGGTCCACCGGCTGACCCGCCGCGTCCCGGGGATCAGCTCCAGCGGTAG
- the gabT gene encoding 4-aminobutyrate--2-oxoglutarate transaminase, with product MTAIPQERRVVTAIPGPKSVELQARRTAVVAAGVGSVLPVFTARAGGGIIEDVDGNRLIDFGSGIAVTSVGASAEAVVRRASAQLADFTHTCFMVTPYEGYVEVAEALAELTPGDHAKKSALFNSGAEAVENAVKIARSYTKRQAVVVFDHGYHGRTNLTMALTAKNMPYKQGFGPFAPEVYRVPVAYGYRWPTGAENAGAEASAQAIDQISKQIGAENVAAIIIEPVLGEGGFIEPAKGFLPAIAQFAKDNGIVFVADEIQSGFCRTGQWFACEDEGIVPDLITTAKGIAGGLPLAAVTGRAEIMDAAHAGGLGGTYGGNPVACAGALGSIETMKELDLNAKARRIEEVMKARLAAMAEKYDVIGDIRGRGAMIAIELVKDRATKEPAAAEAGALAKACHAEGLLVLTCGTYGNVLRFLPPLVIGEDLLNEGLDILEQAFAAL from the coding sequence ATGACTGCGATTCCGCAGGAGCGCCGCGTCGTCACCGCCATCCCCGGCCCGAAGTCGGTCGAGCTCCAGGCCCGCCGGACCGCCGTGGTCGCCGCCGGTGTGGGCTCCGTGCTGCCGGTGTTCACGGCCCGTGCGGGTGGCGGCATCATCGAGGACGTCGACGGGAACCGGCTGATCGACTTCGGCTCCGGCATCGCCGTGACCAGTGTCGGCGCCAGCGCCGAGGCCGTGGTACGCCGGGCCTCCGCCCAGCTGGCCGACTTCACCCACACCTGTTTCATGGTGACGCCGTACGAGGGCTATGTGGAGGTCGCGGAGGCGCTCGCCGAGCTGACCCCGGGTGACCACGCGAAGAAGTCCGCGCTGTTCAACTCCGGCGCCGAGGCCGTCGAGAACGCGGTGAAGATCGCCCGCTCCTACACCAAGCGCCAGGCCGTCGTCGTCTTCGACCACGGCTACCACGGCCGCACCAACCTCACCATGGCGCTGACGGCCAAGAACATGCCGTACAAGCAGGGCTTCGGCCCGTTCGCTCCCGAGGTCTACCGGGTGCCGGTGGCCTACGGCTACCGCTGGCCGACCGGTGCCGAGAACGCCGGTGCCGAGGCGTCCGCGCAGGCCATCGACCAGATCAGCAAGCAGATCGGCGCCGAGAACGTCGCCGCGATCATCATCGAGCCGGTCCTGGGCGAGGGTGGTTTCATCGAGCCGGCCAAGGGCTTCCTGCCGGCGATCGCGCAGTTCGCCAAGGACAACGGGATCGTGTTCGTCGCCGACGAGATCCAGTCCGGTTTCTGCCGCACCGGCCAGTGGTTCGCCTGTGAGGACGAGGGCATCGTCCCGGACCTGATCACCACCGCCAAGGGCATCGCGGGCGGTCTGCCGCTGGCCGCCGTGACGGGCCGCGCCGAGATCATGGACGCCGCGCACGCGGGCGGCCTCGGCGGCACCTACGGCGGCAACCCGGTCGCCTGCGCCGGCGCGCTCGGCTCCATCGAGACGATGAAGGAACTGGACCTCAACGCCAAGGCCCGGCGCATCGAAGAGGTCATGAAGGCCCGCCTCGCGGCGATGGCCGAGAAGTACGACGTCATCGGTGACATCCGGGGCCGCGGCGCCATGATCGCCATCGAGCTGGTCAAGGACCGCGCCACCAAGGAGCCGGCCGCGGCCGAGGCCGGGGCGCTCGCCAAGGCCTGCCACGCCGAGGGCCTGCTCGTGCTGACCTGCGGCACCTACGGGAACGTGCTGCGCTTCCTGCCGCCGCTGGTGATCGGCGAGGACCTGCTCAACGAGGGCCTGGACATTCTGGAGCAGGCGTTCGCCGCGCTCTGA